One segment of Triticum aestivum cultivar Chinese Spring chromosome 2A, IWGSC CS RefSeq v2.1, whole genome shotgun sequence DNA contains the following:
- the LOC123187898 gene encoding serine/arginine-rich splicing factor SC35, with the protein MSRFGRSGPPPIRNTYSLLVLNITFRTTADDLFPLFDKYGEVVDIYIPRDRRTGDSRGFAFVRYKYEDEAQKAVDRLDGRLVDGREMMVQFAKYGPNAERIQKGRIMETVPKPRGRSRSRSPRRGYRDDHRGRDSRRRSRSRSGDRYGRDRYRERDHHRRSRSRSTSPDDYKRRGRDRSPSRSRSRSYSPDDDRKGGRDSLSPARRSTSRSPRKTPPPRKTPPPCEGSPAKRNDDRSPVRRNDDRSPVRRNDDRSPGSRSPST; encoded by the exons ATGTCTCGCTTCGGGCGCTCCGGCCCGCCGCCGATCCGCAACACCTACTCCCTCCTCGTCCTCAACATCACCTTCC GTACGACGGCCGATGACCTTTTCCCGctcttcgacaagtacggcgaggTCGTCGACATCTACATCCCAAGGGACCGCAG GACTGGCGACTCGCGAGGGTTTGCCTTCGTGAGGTACAAGTATGAGGACGAGGCGCAGAAGGCAGTTGATCGCCTGGACG GGAGGTTGGTGGACGGGAGGGAGATGATGGTGCAGTTTGCCAAGTACGGGCCAAATGCTGAGCGGAT TCAGAAAGGGCGAATCATGGAAACGGTCCCGAAGCCAAGGGGTCGTTCCAGAAGCCGCAGTCCAAGACGGGG GTACCGTGATGATCATCGGGGCAGAGATTCTAGAAGGCGAAGTCGGAGTCGGAGTGGAGATAGATATGGACGTGACAGGTACAGAGAGAGGGACCATCATCGTCGTAGCAGGAGTCGTAGCACTAGTCCTGATGATTACAAGAGGCGTGGCAGAGACAG AAGTCCTAGTCGTAGCAGGAGCCGCAGCTACAGTCCTGATGATGACAGGAAGGGTGGCAGAGACAG TTTGTCGCCCGCACGCAGAAGCACTAGTCGCTCCCCTCGCAAGACACCACCTCCTCGCAAGACACCACCTCCTTGCGAGGGGTCTCCTGCTAAGCGCAATGATGACCGTTCTCCTGTTAGGCGCAATGATGACCGTTCTCCTGTTAGGCGCAATGATGACCGGTCTCCAGGCTCTCGTAGCCCTTCAACATGA
- the LOC123187899 gene encoding copper-transporting ATPase PAA1, chloroplastic isoform X1 produces MESTLITRLPPLLPSPSKSSPLSSPPLAGARRIASISFSSVSVCGVLRPRGGVTSSVTAAAAALGEAAEPGSEAILLSVQGMMCDGCAASVKRILESQPEVTSATVDYKEARAVVWTTPDVKVAEDWQKQCGEKLASHLGTCGFESRPQG; encoded by the exons ATGGAGTCTACGCTAATCACGAGATTAccccccctcctcccctctccctccaagTCCAGCCCCCTCTCCTCACCCCCCCTCGCCGGAGCGCGCCGCATCGCCTCCATTTCCTTCTCTTCCGTCAGCGTGTGTGGCGTCTTGCGTCCCCGCGGCGGCGTTACCTCGTCGGTCACCGCCGCAGCAGCGGCGCTCGGCGAGGCCGCAGAGCCCGGGTCTGAGGCCATATTGCTCAGTGTTCAG GGCATGATGTGCGACGGGTGCGCTGCGAGTGTGAAGCGGATTCTCGAGAGTCAA CCTGAGGTTACTTCTGCTACAGTTGATTATAAGGAAGCAAGGGCTGTCGTGTGGACAACTCCTGATGTCAAGGTGGCAGAAGATTGGCAGAAACAATGTGGAGAGAAACTCGCAAGTCATCTTGGTACTTGTGGATTTGAGTCTCGCCCACAAG GGTAA
- the LOC123187899 gene encoding uncharacterized protein isoform X2: MESTLITRLPPLLPSPSKSSPLSSPPLAGARRIASISFSSVSVCGVLRPRGGVTSSVTAAAAALGEAAEPGSEAILLSVQPEVTSATVDYKEARAVVWTTPDVKVAEDWQKQCGEKLASHLGTCGFESRPQG; encoded by the exons ATGGAGTCTACGCTAATCACGAGATTAccccccctcctcccctctccctccaagTCCAGCCCCCTCTCCTCACCCCCCCTCGCCGGAGCGCGCCGCATCGCCTCCATTTCCTTCTCTTCCGTCAGCGTGTGTGGCGTCTTGCGTCCCCGCGGCGGCGTTACCTCGTCGGTCACCGCCGCAGCAGCGGCGCTCGGCGAGGCCGCAGAGCCCGGGTCTGAGGCCATATTGCTCAGTGTTCAG CCTGAGGTTACTTCTGCTACAGTTGATTATAAGGAAGCAAGGGCTGTCGTGTGGACAACTCCTGATGTCAAGGTGGCAGAAGATTGGCAGAAACAATGTGGAGAGAAACTCGCAAGTCATCTTGGTACTTGTGGATTTGAGTCTCGCCCACAAG GGTAA